One window from the genome of Vibrio sp. VB16 encodes:
- a CDS encoding glutathione S-transferase family protein: MITLHHLVRSRSKRIIWLLEELKVPYEIKAYQRDTVTQLAPPELRAVHPLGKSPVIEEDGKVLAESGAITEYLAQRFASETLVPAHGSEEYPLYLQWLHFAESSAALPLLMHYFLKVDGSETRFVSDYSQNEIKLILGYMDTHLSHNTWLVGDQFTAADILMSFIVEMAAGLGFLGDYPKLSEYLAALNEMPAAQRAATLEQQYDESAA; this comes from the coding sequence ATGATTACTTTACACCACTTAGTTAGATCACGTTCAAAAAGAATTATATGGCTATTAGAAGAACTAAAAGTACCTTATGAAATCAAGGCGTATCAAAGAGATACAGTCACTCAACTTGCGCCACCTGAACTGCGTGCGGTGCACCCTCTGGGTAAATCTCCGGTGATCGAAGAAGACGGTAAGGTCTTGGCTGAATCAGGAGCCATCACGGAATATTTAGCACAACGCTTCGCAAGCGAAACATTGGTTCCTGCTCATGGATCCGAAGAATACCCGCTTTATTTGCAATGGCTGCATTTTGCAGAGAGTTCGGCAGCGTTGCCTCTGTTAATGCATTATTTCTTGAAAGTTGATGGTTCAGAAACACGGTTTGTTTCTGATTATAGTCAAAATGAGATTAAACTCATTCTGGGTTATATGGATACGCACTTATCTCATAATACTTGGTTAGTTGGCGACCAATTTACGGCTGCAGATATATTAATGTCATTTATTGTAGAAATGGCGGCGGGATTAGGTTTCCTTGGTGACTATCCTAAGCTGTCAGAATATCTTGCTGCGTTAAATGAAATGCCTGCCGCGCAGAGAGCCGCTACTTTAGAGCAACAGTACGATGAAAGTGCGGCTTAA
- a CDS encoding DUF1496 domain-containing protein gives MNKHWLMLGLLSTVGYANTISTPGKAIIVGSSNNAIAKRVCYYQDKAYSLGAVLQVGENDMICSEENARESNGPLRWFPLGQERSEISNKPSYKVD, from the coding sequence ATGAATAAACATTGGTTAATGTTAGGTCTACTATCGACAGTTGGTTATGCAAATACAATTTCTACTCCTGGTAAAGCCATCATTGTGGGGAGTAGTAACAATGCAATAGCTAAACGAGTCTGCTATTACCAAGACAAAGCATACTCGCTTGGTGCGGTTTTGCAGGTTGGAGAAAACGACATGATATGTAGTGAAGAAAACGCTCGTGAATCAAATGGGCCATTAAGATGGTTTCCATTGGGTCAAGAGCGTTCAGAGATCTCAAATAAACCTAGTTACAAAGTAGATTAA
- a CDS encoding GNAT family N-acetyltransferase, which yields MDGYRISTETREMDFDVIYTFISTSYWAKGIPKATMKKAIENAFCFALFDSENNQVGFARLITDKATFAYLADVFILENHRQKGLSKWLISEIINHPQLQGLRRMMLATKDAHGLYQQFGFEPLNSPEMLMQIHKPDAYKNL from the coding sequence ATGGACGGCTATCGAATTAGCACAGAGACACGTGAAATGGATTTCGATGTGATCTATACATTCATTTCTACGAGCTATTGGGCCAAAGGCATCCCGAAAGCAACCATGAAAAAAGCCATTGAAAATGCTTTTTGCTTTGCACTTTTTGATTCCGAGAACAATCAGGTTGGCTTTGCTCGCCTAATTACAGACAAAGCCACTTTTGCTTATCTAGCCGATGTTTTTATTCTGGAAAATCATAGACAAAAAGGACTAAGCAAATGGTTGATTTCGGAAATTATTAACCATCCTCAACTTCAAGGGCTAAGACGAATGATGTTAGCGACCAAAGATGCACACGGCCTCTACCAGCAATTCGGTTTTGAGCCATTGAATAGCCCTGAGATGTTGATGCAGATTCACAAGCCAGACGCATACAAGAACCTGTAG
- a CDS encoding AAA family ATPase yields the protein MAKIYFICGFIGSGKTTYAKQLANTHSAFRFSIDEWMIPLFGEHMPRELFDERMDTLTELFKSSAIQMMQLNTSVIFDFGFWNQLERTKITQWAQSHGFDFELIYLDSSFEICSQRAYKRNADRLEKAYEMTPEMLQMFWQWFEVPTPHEKVTYVKSSNN from the coding sequence ATGGCCAAAATCTACTTTATCTGTGGTTTCATCGGTTCAGGTAAAACTACTTATGCAAAACAATTGGCAAATACCCACTCGGCATTCCGTTTTTCTATCGACGAATGGATGATACCGTTATTCGGTGAACACATGCCTAGAGAGTTATTCGATGAGCGTATGGACACATTAACCGAGCTCTTTAAATCGTCAGCAATACAGATGATGCAACTGAACACCTCGGTTATATTTGACTTTGGCTTTTGGAACCAATTAGAACGAACAAAAATAACCCAATGGGCACAGTCTCATGGATTCGATTTTGAGTTAATTTATTTAGATTCTAGTTTCGAAATTTGTAGCCAAAGAGCCTATAAACGCAATGCAGACCGCTTAGAAAAAGCCTACGAAATGACACCTGAAATGCTCCAGATGTTCTGGCAATGGTTTGAAGTTCCAACACCACATGAAAAAGTTACGTACGTTAAATCATCCAATAACTAG
- a CDS encoding DMT family transporter translates to MSPHSPIQGASWMLTAGLAFAVVNSLAQYVSINFSLPSTSVALIQYGVALVVILPYLKTLGIKKSLTTMNLKMHIFRVLLSVIGIQLWMWALAYPVPIWQGIALLMTSPLFATIGSGLFLKEKVGFARWGATLAGFVGAMIILEPWGDNFNIASLLPIGAAFFWACYSLMVKKLSSDDSPSTMVVYLLLFITPFNLLLALPDWTMPTTSITWVFLLGAGAMTALAQWAIVKAYAVADASFVQPFDNAKLPLNVLLGWMVFGWVPPGRLWLGAAIIIAAVAFITHWESSGKRVLSEAR, encoded by the coding sequence ATGTCGCCTCATTCTCCAATCCAAGGTGCTAGCTGGATGTTAACCGCTGGCTTAGCCTTTGCTGTAGTTAATAGCCTCGCTCAATATGTTAGTATCAATTTCTCGCTTCCGTCTACCTCTGTTGCTTTGATTCAATATGGTGTTGCGCTTGTCGTCATTCTCCCCTACCTAAAGACACTCGGTATAAAAAAATCGTTAACAACAATGAATTTGAAGATGCATATCTTCAGGGTGTTGTTGTCTGTTATCGGTATTCAATTATGGATGTGGGCGTTAGCTTATCCTGTTCCGATTTGGCAAGGCATCGCTCTCTTAATGACATCACCGCTTTTCGCTACGATTGGTTCAGGTTTATTTCTTAAAGAAAAAGTAGGGTTTGCCCGTTGGGGAGCGACCTTAGCAGGCTTTGTCGGCGCCATGATTATTTTGGAACCTTGGGGGGACAATTTCAATATTGCTTCTTTATTGCCTATCGGTGCTGCATTTTTTTGGGCATGTTATTCGTTGATGGTGAAAAAGCTCTCTTCTGACGATTCTCCATCGACAATGGTGGTTTACCTTCTGTTGTTTATTACGCCCTTTAATCTGCTTTTAGCGTTACCAGATTGGACGATGCCCACAACGTCAATTACCTGGGTCTTTTTACTTGGTGCTGGCGCTATGACCGCGTTGGCACAGTGGGCGATTGTAAAAGCCTATGCGGTGGCAGATGCATCATTTGTCCAACCTTTCGACAATGCAAAGCTGCCACTGAATGTACTGTTAGGATGGATGGTTTTTGGTTGGGTTCCACCAGGTCGGTTATGGCTAGGCGCTGCGATTATTATTGCAGCAGTCGCATTTATCACACATTGGGAAAGCAGTGGCAAACGAGTATTGAGTGAAGCACGTTAA
- a CDS encoding GNAT family N-acetyltransferase: protein MDKKKIIVRHSEAKDAQGITQVYQCENAYSNTLQLPFPDGAVWESRIANKPDNIYSFVAEIDGEIVGNLGFEIFANLRRRHAGSFGMGVKDEQQGKGIGTALISAMIELADNWLNLKRLELTVFIDNASAIALYKKFGFVIEGESKDYAFRKGEFVSVYHMARIRT from the coding sequence ATGGATAAGAAAAAGATTATTGTGCGTCATAGTGAGGCAAAAGATGCACAAGGTATTACGCAAGTTTACCAATGTGAAAATGCCTACTCAAACACCTTACAGCTCCCTTTTCCTGACGGTGCTGTGTGGGAATCGAGAATCGCTAATAAACCGGATAATATTTACAGCTTTGTTGCTGAGATCGATGGCGAAATAGTCGGTAACCTCGGGTTCGAGATTTTTGCTAATTTAAGACGCCGACATGCTGGCTCTTTTGGTATGGGGGTGAAAGATGAACAACAAGGCAAAGGTATTGGCACTGCTCTTATATCAGCCATGATTGAATTAGCCGACAACTGGTTAAATCTAAAAAGACTAGAGCTTACCGTCTTTATCGACAATGCATCTGCCATTGCACTATATAAAAAATTTGGCTTTGTCATTGAGGGTGAGTCAAAAGATTATGCGTTTAGAAAGGGCGAATTTGTCAGCGTCTATCATATGGCAAGAATTAGAACGTAA